The Ruania halotolerans genome contains the following window.
CGCACTCTGCGCGCCGTACTGCCGGTCTTCGGGGCTCCGGTGATCTTGATTGGTGGGATTCTGGGCGGCGTATTTACCCCTACGGAAGCTTCGGCGGTGGCCGTGCTCTACCTCCTCCTGCTGGGCTTAATCGAGAAGAAGATCAACCCGAGGGCGCTCGGGTCGGCCCTGGCCGAGACCGGAAGGACTGTAGGGTCGATCATGCTGATCGTTGCTGCAGCCTCACTTTTCGGCCGTATCGTCACTCTCGAGGATGGAGCGCGCTTACTGTCCGAGTTCCTCTTATCACTCACCGAGAATCCTCTTGTATTTTTGCTGATTGTCAATGTTCTGCTTCTGGTGGTCGGGATGGTCCTTGAAGCTGGCGCAGCCATTCTTTTGCTGGTGCCGATACTCCTTCCCATTGCCGCGCAGTACGGAATCGATCCGCTGCACTTCGGGTGCATCGTAATTCTCAACTTGCTCATCGGTCTCCTAACCCCGCCGCTGGGGTTATTGACTTACGTGCTAAGCGCTAGCACTAACGTACCGATCGCTGAAGTCTTCCGATCTGTCGCCGTCGTTCTAATTCCATTGATAATAGGCCTGTTTTTGGTGACCTACATTCCCATCATCAGCCTGTGGATACCGAACCTCTAGAAGGGAATCACCGGTGAGTGTAATGACTGCGACGGGCCCCGTCGCTGCCAACGAACTGGGCCAGACGTTGATGCACGAGCACATTTACGTCAATCTCATGCGTGAGTTTCGCGGTACCGGGCTCCTCAACGATCATCAGGAAGCCGTCGAGGAGTTAGCCGCCTTCGCCGCACTGGGCGGCGGCACCATAGTTGATGCAACCCCAGCGGAACTGTCCGCAGGTGCCGCTCCTGACCCGGGCGGGTGGCGCGATCCCGCACCCCCGGAGTCCGAGTTGAGTCCGGCATCACGCACGGCGACGAATGCGCTAGCGCTGCGGGACTTGTCGGAACAGACTGGCGTGCGCATCGTGCTCGGTACGGGCCACTATCGCGACCCCCACCTGACTCGAACCATAGTGCAGAGTCGGGACCCGGAAGAGGTAGCTGAACAACTGATCTTGGACATCAGGGAAGGATTCGCCGGCACCGGCGTGAGGGCTGGGATCATCGGCGAGGTCGGTGCCGAGCGCTGGTTTATCTCGGAGCTCGAGCACCGTTCGTTCCTTGCGGCTGCTCGCGCGCACCGCTGTACAGCGCTACCTGTCACCACGCATGCGGCCCGCTGGCCGAACGGGTTGCTGCAGCTCGATCTGCTCGCAGAATACGGCGTTCCGCCGGAGGCGGCCATCATCGGTCACTGCGACACCGTCCCTATCCCTGAGTATCATCAAGCGCTAGCCGCTCGTGGGGCGTATGTGCAGTTCGATACCTTCCGGCACGCTTCAGGTCCCCATTTCGAGCGCAGAGTGGATTTCATCCTCAAACTGGTCGCCGCAGGTTTCGCGGACCAGATCCTCGTTTCCCACGACGTCTGCGAGACGACACATCTGCGTAGCAACGGCGGACAAGGATTCACCGCCATCCCCTCTGCCCTTCGTCAGCGCTTGGAAGATCTCGACATGCCCGAGGTCTACCAAGCCATCATGGTGACGAACCCAAGCCGTGTCTTCGGAGGCTGAGATGACGATCCGTACCTGGGCTGGCCCGGCCCATGTCCCCAATCTCATTGAGCGCACTGCCGCGCTGGGCGTCGTGGAAGTCTCCCTGCAGGAGGAACCGGAACTGCTGATCTGGACCGAGCACGCCGAGGCGGCCAGACTTGCGGAGATCTTGAACCGCACACCCAGCGTGCGTTGGGTGCAACTGCCCTCGGCTGGCGTAGAAGACTTTATTGACGCCCGGGCGCTGGACCGTACGGACGTCGCTTATGCTTCATGTCGTGGCGCATTCGCTGTACCAGTGGCAGAACACGCGATCATGCTGCTGCTGGCGGTCCTGAGAAACCTGAAGACCCGTGCCAGATCCCAAACTTGGGGCAGCCAGAGTGGACAGTTGCTCGCCGGCTCGCGCGTACTGATCGTCGGAGCAGGTGGGGTCGGCCTCAGGACAGCGAGCCTCCTGCAAGCCTTCCATGCCGAGGTCAATCTCATTGGACGAACGGCTCGAAGGGTGCAGATCGACGGTGCTATTCACTACGTCCGTGCGTTCGAACACCTGGACCATCTGTTGGACCGCCACAACATACTGATCCTGGCATGTCCGGTGACAGCCCATACCCGAGGGCTGATCGGCCGCACTCAACTAGAACGGCTGGATCGAGGAGCTCACCTCGTGAATGTTGGCCGCGGCCCGGTGTTAGACACCCAGGCTCTCCTCTGGGCACTCGACGAAGGGCACCTGCACGGTGCCGGCTTGGACGTCACAGACCCCGAACCGCTCCCCATAGGCCACCCGCTATGGGACAGAGATGATGTACTCATCACCCCGCACACGGCCGATACCCTGGAGATGGTGGAACCGCTCTTCATCGAGCGCACAGTCGCTAACGTCCAGCGGCTGGGCACGGGGCAGCCACTCCTGGGAGAGGTCTCCCTCAGCAATGGATACTAAAGCCGGTGTTGCCACGAAGCTCGGGCGCCACGGTCCCCGATTCGTGACCGCGTCAGAGAGACTAGCCAGATGATCAGGTCCAAGATGAGGAGGGGACGATGTTAGAGAGTCGCCTCGGGCCTTCGTCGCTACTCCGGGTGCCTGCGGGTGCGGTCGTTGCCGATGTGCTACGCGATGCAATCGTGGAGGGTCGGCTACGGCCCGGCGATCGGTTGAAGCAGGAAGACCTCATGCAGTACTTCGGGGTGAGCGTCGGACCCGTGCGCGAGTCTCTGCGCACCCTAGAGAGCGAGGGGATCGTTGTTTCGGCGGCCCGCCGAGGATACCTGGTCTCCGACGTAACCCTTGAGGAGGTGGAGTTCCTCTTACCTATACGACTGGTCCTAGAGCAAGCCGCATTCACTCAATTGCAGCAAACCCTCGACGAGGATGTGCTGCGCGCCCTGCGTCAAAGAATCGAAGAGATTCGCGACGGGGCGAGCAACAATAGCATTCGTCAGGTCAACGAGGCCGACCAGGCCTTTCACGAGGCAGTTGTCCTTTCCTGCTCCCGCTCCCCTCAGGCCGTCCGGCTGTGGCGACTTATTATGCCTCGCGTGCGGATGTTGTTCAATATGCTTACTCCGATGCACCGGACGCTGTCTGCCGTTGCCCAAGAACACGAAATTCTAGTCCAAGCTGTCGAAAGCGGATCTCAAATCCTCCTTCAGACCGAACTGGACAAACACATCCGGACTCAGCCGCAAACACTCTTACAGGCCAAGATTGCCTCTCCTGGGCACTGAACTTCCTTGGGCGCCCGGCCCTGGAAACCGTCCGATTTGGCGTTCTGAGTCCTCCCCTTGCAGGGTCAACAACGCTACCGTCCGGCCGTCTGCCGGGTTGCGGGTGGGCGACTCCTTCGCACGAGACCGTGGCGCTACCTGGACCTTCATCCTCGGCGTCCCTCACGATGACTGCGTGACCAACGAACGCGCGCTCGTACGAGCATTCGAGAGCGTGCGCGACTTGCCGTACGACACAACTGCTGCCCACGATGCAGCCGGCTTGCGTGCGCGTGGTCGTGGGAACTGCGTCGCGAAAGCGGCCCTTCTTGCCGAGGAGCTGAGCAGGTTCGGCGCCACTTGCCGCTTGGTCTCCTGGGAGTACGAGCTGCCCATCTTGGTGGCGGTGCAGCGCGATCTGTCCTTCACCTCTGACATCCACACGGCAGTCCAGGTGCGCGTCGATGACCGCTGGATCGTTGTGGATGCGACCCACGACCCAGCTCTCGCCAACCTCGGCCTCACCGTGGGTCGATGGGACGGACGAGCAGCGACAGAACCCGCGTATCAGCCGGTTGATCCTGTCGTCCCGCACGGCCCATATGGCCTCTCGAAATCGCCGCTTGATTCCGTGATGGCGCGGATCGGCCATCAGGTGGAGGCGACTGGCCCCGATCTGATCGCGCAGTACCAGCGTGATCTGAACGTGTTGTTCGAGCTCGCCCGGGCATAGCCGGCTGCGGTGATCTCCTCGCTCAGGGGCCCCTGCGGCGTGTGCGGAGATCGTTCGGAATGCTCAGGTCGTCCCTCCGGTCATCGCCTCCTTGGCCGGTAGTGGCCAAGGGCATGAAGTGGCCACTGGAAGGCGTTGTGCGGGCGTGTAGCGGGCTTCTAGGGTCGTGAGGTTCGGTTGTCGAGGCGGTCGGGGTGGGTTCGTGCGTTGTCGTGGTGTGGGGGTGGCCGGTGTGCTGGGGTTGGCGTTGCTGGGGGCGGTGGCAACGGCCGGGCCGGCCGTGGCTGCGGTGGATCCGGTCGAGCACACCGTCGATGTGACTGAGGTGGGTCCGGGATCGTGGCAGGTACCCGAACTCGCGTCCGAGGTGCAGGTGACGTTGCGTGGTGCGGCGGGCGAACTCTGCGAGAGGTCCGGTGGCTCAGCTCCTGGTGGTGCCGGTGGTGTCGTGGCCCTGGCATTGAGTGAGGACGTGGCCGGGAGCGAGTTGTCCTACACGGTCGGTGCGGTCGGTGGCGGTAGCCCCGAGCGCGAGGATGGATCGCCCAACTACCGTGGCGGCGCCGGCACTGCCGTGGCGACCGATGACGGACTGCTGGCCGTGGTCGGCGGAGGCGGCGGGGGCGCCGCCACCCACGACTCCTATGATATTGGCACCGGCGAAAACCCCTTCGTTGGGTGTGTGGCTGGCGGTGCTGGTGGGGTGGCGACCTCGCCGGGGGTCGGTGCTGGTCAGGCGGGGTTGGGTAGCGACTTGTTCGACTCCCACGCCCCAGGTGACGGCGGTACCGAGACCGGTGGCCAACCAGACCCCGAGGCGTCGTTCCACGAGAACTCGATTTACGGGGGGCAGGCAGGCGAGGACGGGCCACCTTCGCTCGTCGACGGGTCCATCAGCCTCAGCGCCGGCGGGTACGGTGGGCACATCGGTGGTGGCGGCGGGTCCGGGTACGCCGGCGGCGCTGGCGGCACCTTCGACTACGCCACGGTTGACGACTCTGCTGTTGACGACCTCGGCGCCGGTGGTGGTGGGTCGGGTTTCCTGGTCGATGACCCGCGGGTCAGTGCCGTGCCCGGTTCAGCCGGCACGAACCACGGGGCCGGGTCGATCACGATCACCTACCTGATGCCTGGCCCAGCTACCGCGGCCGACGCCGACGTTGAGACCGGCTACGGCGACAGGTCTGTGCGGGTGACCCCGGAGGTGGACGGTGCCACCATCCTGAGCCTGAACGACGAGCCCGAATTCGGGCAAGCGGACGTGGAGGACCTGGACCTGGTCTACACCCCGGATTCGGACTTCGTAGGCACCGACTCCTTCACCTACACCGCTAGCGGACCAGGCGGGGACAGCGACCCGGCAACGGTGACCATCATCGTGGCCGCCCCCGATCTCACCGTCGGCGGCGACTTGCCGGAGGCTATTCAGGGCCACTCGTACGAGCACACTCTCACCGTGACCGGTGGCACCGAGCCACACGAGTTCACTGCCGAGGACCTACCCGAGGGCATCGCCCTTGACGATGGGGGGCTGACCGGGAACCCGACGGCGGCCGGGGAGCATCCGATCACGGTCACGGTCGCTGATTCCAGCCGCCCCGAGGCCGTCACCACCACCGTGGAGCTGGTGCTGCACGTGCACTCCAACCAGTTCGAGGCACCCGCTAGCGCCGAGGCCGGTACCGACATCACCCTGACCGGCACCGATCTGCCTGACGGGGACTACGACATTGTGCTCCGCTCGGACCCGGTCACCCTGGGCCAGACCACTATCACCGGCGGTGTGCTGGAGGCCGAGGTCACCATCGCGGCCGAGACCAGTACCGGGGAGCACACCCTCGAACTGGTGCGCGAGGGCGTGGTCATCGGCACGCATCCCCTGGAGGTCACCGCTCCACCGGCCGCCGACCCCACCCCGGAGCCGGAGCCCACCACCGAGACCGAGCCGGAACCCACACCAGAGACGCAGCCGCAGAACAAACTCCCCGAAACCGGCGCCACCTGGACCACCCCCGCCGTCCTGGCACTACTCCTCATCGCCAGTGGCGCTGCTGCACTGGGCGTCCGCCGTATACGCTCCACCGGCTGACCCAACCAGCGCCCGCCGGCATCCCATCGTGCCCACGGTCGCCTCTGCTGGTGGCTCTTCCTCGCTCGGAAGCACGGCCGCCGCCACCCTCACGCGCTGTGCCCAGGTGGTCGCTCCGCGGTCCTGGTACCGGGCGCTCATCGCCTCCAGAACAGGTGATGCCGTACGCCGCTCGGGCTCGGTACCACCTCGAGGTGGAAACGCTCGAGCAGTTCCTCGGGGGTGTGCCACAGCCGGACGCCTGATCCGAGCTCGACGTCGGACACCGCGATGTGCATCGTGTCGATCAGATCGGCGTCGAGGAACTGGCGGATAGTGGTTGCACCGCCGCCGAGCCGGACGTCCTGACCTTGAGCCGCCGCCTTGGCCCGGTCCAGCGCTTCCGCCGGCCTGGCATTCAGGAAGTGGAAGGTGGTGTCGGAGAGAGTGAAGGACGGTCGTTCGTGGTGGGTGAGCACGAACACCGGCGTGTGGAACGGGGGCTCGTCGCCCCACCAGCCCTGCCACTCGTGGTCCCGCCACGGCCCGCGCTGCGGTCCGAACTTGTTGCGCCCCATGATTTCGGCGCCGATGTTTCGCGCGAAGTCGCGGGTGAAGTAGTCATCGAGACCGCGGGTTCCGCCGGGGTCGGCGCGGTTGGGCCAGCTGGCCGTGGCCCCGGCCCAGGCGAACATGTCGCCGGGGTTCGCGTGGCCGAAGGGCCGTTCCAGGGACTGGTCCTCACCGGCGCCGAATCCGTCGCGCGAGAGGTTGAAGCAATGGACTCTGAGCAGCTGATCCATGTGAACTCTTCCGTGCTCTTTGCGTGTGGTTATCGAGGTAGGTGTGTGGTCTCGAGGTACGCCGCCAGGGCGTCCAAAGTCGAGGCGAGGCCTTCCGCGGCACGCTCGGTCTGAAGCTCGTGCGGCAGTGACCGTTGATGGACAGTGATGCACGTGTCGTCACCCACGCCACGCAACGTGATGGTCGTCCTGATCCCGGTGCGCGGCTCGTCGAACACCATCTCCTGCGGTGCTGCGAGCCGTCGGTAGCGGAAATGGAGTCGATGTCTGGACCCGTCAGGCGCTTGGGTGTCGAGAGCGAATCCTCCTCCGGTGCGCAGGTCGACCGCCACTGACTCCGGTGGCACCGCGGCGTGAGTGCCGCCCCAAAACGCTGCGAGACTCGCTGGCCGGGTGAACGCCTCCCAGACTTGTTCAGGTGTCGCTCGTAGGCGACGCTCAGCGATCAGCTCGCCATCGCGAAACTGCGGCGTGCCCGCGGTCACTGTCTCTCCTCCGAGTGTTCGAGGTGTGCTTCAAGCGCATCGAGCCGGTCGTTCCATTCGCGGCGTTGATCGTCGATCCACGTGCTCAATCGATCGAGCTCCCCGATGTTCAGCCGACAAGGCCGACGCGTTCCGTCACGAGACTGGTCGACCAAACCGGCCCGGCGCAGGACTGCCACGTGGTGTGAGATCGCCTGAGGCGTGAGCGCGAATGGCTTGGCCAGCTCCTTCACGGTGGCCTCGCCCGCCACCAGGCGGTTCACCAATCTCCGCCGCACCGGGTCTGCAAGAGCGGCAAACGCGGCGTCCAGTGCCGGGTCCGCGTGGGCCAGTGACGAGCGCATGCCTCGACACTACAACAAACATGTGCTTGCGCAAATAGTTACTTGTGGATGCGAGCGGTTGTGAAGACGTTGCTTGGCCCGGTCGCCCAGAATGATCAACGGAATTGGCCGTGTTGGAGTCGGGCAACTGGCCGAATCGGTTTGTTAGCACCGGCGAGCCGTGCGTTAAGCGTTCACGACTGCCAGCGGCCCCGAGCAGAGCGGCCGATCGTCAGCGCGAGGCCGTCGCCCGCCCTGCCTGCCGACGTCCCGCCAGCACCAGCCCCACGAACGCGATCGCTGCGGCGAGCATGACCACCCCGTTGCCGGCGAGCACCAGCGTCCACCCATGACCGAACCCATCGACGGCGACCGAGCGGCTGATCGCGGCGACGTCACCAGTGGCGAGGCTGTCCGCCGTCCGCGGTCCGACGCGGGCGGCGATCGCGACCACCAGGCCCGCACCGAAGAGGGCGAGCACGATCGAGGTCGAACCGGCGCGCACCGTGTTCAGCAGGCCCGAGGCCATGCCGATGCGGTCGTGGTCGATGCGTGACATCAGCTGGGCGTCACTGAGCGCGGTCAGCGAGCCGATCGCGACGCCGAGGGCCGCCGTCGGGATGAGCGCCACCCACACCTCGCCGACCGTGGCCAGCAAACCGAAGGTGAGGTACGCCGTCGCAGCGAGCACAAGGCAACTGGCGGCGATCTTCGGGGCGGAACCACCGCGGTTCACCCAGCGGGAGACGATCATCGGCACTACGAACAGCGGGATGGTGAACGCGAGCATCCAGGTGCCGGCGGCGGCCGCGTTCAGCTCGTGCACCACCAGCAGGTAGGTGGGCAGATACACCGCGAACCCGGCCATGCCCGCCCCCGCCATCACGGCGCTGATCAGCCATGCTGAGGCGATCCGGTCACGCAGCAGGCTCAGCTCCAGCAGCGGCGCCGAGACGCGCAGCGCGCGCACGATGAATAGGGTCAGCACCACGCCCGCGCCCACGAGCTGGCCACCGCCCACCACCGTGTTGCCGGAGGTCATCGTCGAGATGCCCAGCAGCAGCAGGCTCAGGCCCACGATCAGCATCAGCGCGCCGATCAGGTCGAACGGGCGCGGCTTCTCCGCCCGGGACTCCTTGATGAAGAAGGTGCTCACCACCATCAACACCGAGGCGCCCGCGAGCACGCCGAACGTGCCGCGCCACCCAACCGCGTCCACGATCCAGCCCGCGGCCGAGGGCCCGATCGCCATCCCGATCCCACCCGCAGCACCGCACAGAGCGAACGCCTTCACCCGGTCCGGGCCGGTGAAGGAGGTCGTCAGGACCGCCGCACCGCAGGCCATCAAACCTGCCGATCCCACACCCGCGCTGATCCGGGCTGCATTGAGTATCAGGATGGTGGGGGCGATCGCCGAGAGCGCGATGCCGGCGGTGTAGACACTGGCGGCCACCCGCAGCACCAGCCGCCGCCCGAACCGGTCACCGAGGGCACCGGCGATGAGCACCAGACAGGTGGTGGCGAGCAGATACCCGGTCACGAACCACTGCATCGCGGCCGGGCCGGCCTGCAATTCGGCGGAGATCCTCGGCAGCGAGATCGCCGTGCCCGAGGTGGTCAGCGAGCCCACCACATACCCGGACAGCACACAGAACAATGCCGCCCACTGGCGGGCCGTCCACCGCGCAGCCGGCGCGCGGCGAGCCGGGCGCCGTCGGACCCGAGGCCGGACGAGCCGGCGCGGCGAGTCGTGCTGAACCGATGAAGTCACGGACCACCATTCTACCGGCGCACCCTCCGCGCGGTCGAAACGTTTTTGGTCACACCGCGGCGTACCCCGATGAGAGGCGAGTAGCGATCAGCGGCTGACGGCGGACGCGTCCCGCAGAGTGCGCTCGCGCACCCCGGCCAGGTGGGCGGTCATGGCAGCCACGGCCGCCTCCCGATCCCCGGCCTCGATCGCCGCCAGCACCGCCCCGTGTTCGGTGATCGCCAGGTCGGCGTCACTGTGGCGCTGTTCCACGAACTGCCTCAACCGCTCACCGTGGATACCGATATGCCCGGACATCTGCTGCAGGTACCGGTTCCCGGTGGCCGCGAGCACCGCGTCGTGAAAGGCGCGGTCCGCCGCCAGGTAGGCGCGCAGGCTCGGCACGTCGGTGCTGCCGGTGAGCAGCTCGGCCTGGCGGCGCTGGTCGGCCAGGGATGCGGCGAGCGTGCCGGTCAGCTCCTGCCAGGCGTCGTCGGGGATCTGACGCAGCGCTCCCACTTCCAGTAGCACGCGAGCGTCGAAGAGCTCATTGATGGCGCCGGCGTCCAGCGGTGGCGCCACCTTGTACCCGCGCAGCGCGCTGCGCATCACCAGCCCGGTCGACTCCAGCTGCACCAGCGCCTCGCGGATCGGTGTGGGGGAGACGTCCAACCGGGTGGCGAGCGCGTCGATCCCGAGCTGGGCCCCGGATTCCCATTCGCCGGCCACCAGCAGCTCGAGCAGCGCGTCGTAGACCTCATCGCGCAGCGCCCGCCGGGAGGCCCGCTGGCCACGCGAGCCGCCCGTGCCCGGAGCGCTCATGCCCGGCTCACATCCGCTCCGGTGCCGCGATCCCCAGCAGGTCCAGCCCCTGAGCCAGGGTGCGCCGGGTCAGGTCCACCAGCGCCAGGCGACGCTCGCGCACCGACCCTTCCGAGGCGAGCACCGGGCACGCCTCGTAGAAGTCGGTGAACGCACGGGAAAGCTCGTACAGGTAGGTGGTGAGACGGTGCGGCTCCAAATCCTCGGCCACGGCAGCGAGCACATCACCGAGACCGTCATTCGCGAGCACCAGGGCCCGTTCGGCCCGCTCCAAGGCGACCTCATCGATCGCGGAAGGGACGCCGTCGGGAAGCTCGACACCACGCTCGCCGGCCCGGCGCAGGATGGAGACCATCCGGGTGTGCGCGTACTGCAGGTACACCCCGGTGTTGCCGTTGAAGGCGGTCATCCGCTCCGGGTCGAAGACGTAGTCCTTGGTGCGTGAGCCGGAGAGGTCGGCGTACTTGACCGCCCCGATGCCGGCCTGCTCGGCAATCTCGGTCAGCGCGGCCTCGTCCAGGTCGCTGCCCTTGGCCTCGGCGCCCTCCCGGACCACCGTCGCGGCAGCCGCCACGGCCATGTCCAGCAAGTCCATCAGCCGCACCGTCTCCCCGGAACGGGTCTTGAACGGCTTGCCGTCCGGGCCGAGGATCGAGCCGAAGGAAATGTGCCGGGCGTCCACGTCCTCGCTGAGCCACCCGGCCCGGCGGCCGGCCTCGAACAGCAGCCGGAAGTGCAGGGTCTGCCGGGCGTCCACCAGGTAGAGGATCCGGTCCGCCTCGAGCTCGCTGATCCGGTACTTCAACGTGGCCAGGTCGGTGGTGTCGTACCCGTAGCCGCCGTCGCGCTTGCGCACCATCAGCGCAGCGGGCTGATCGTCCGGGCCCTTCACGTCCTCCGACAGCACCACGAGTGCGCCGTCGGAGATCTCGGCGATTCCGGCTTGCTCCAGCTCGGCGGCCACGCCGTCGAGCATGGTGTTGTAGGAGGACTCACCGCGGGAGTCCTCGGAGCGCAGCAGGATCCCGAGCCGGGCGTAGACCTCGTCGAAGTAGAACTCCGACTCGGCCACGATCTCTTTCCAGACCGAGAGCGTCTCCTCGTCGCCTGCCTGCAGGGCGACCACGCGGGCCCGGGCGCGGTCAGCGAACGCCTCGTCGGCGTCGAAGGTCTTGCGCGCTGCCTTGTACAAGGCGTCCAGGGCGGAGACGGTGGTGGCGTCAGCAGAGCCAGCCAGATCGCTGTGCCGCCACAGTTGCTCCGGGTGCTCGGTGATGTACTGGATCAGCATCCCGAACTGGGTGCCCCAGTCGCCGAGGTGGTTCTGTTTGATCACGTCCGAGCCGAGGAAGCCGAGCACGCGGACCAGGGCGTCCCCGATCACGGTGGAGCGGATGTGCCCCACGTGCATCTCCTTGGCGATGTTCGGCCCGGAGTAGTCGATCACCGTGCGCACGCCCGCCTGCGCGGCCGGCACCCCGAGGCGGTCCGAGGCGCGCCGCGCCTCCACCTGGGCCCACAGAGCGTCATCGGAGAGCGTCAGGTTCAAAAAGCCCGGTCCGGAGATCTCCACACTCCCGACGGCGGAGCCTGCCGGGATCTGTTCGGTCACCGTGGCAGCGACCTCACGGGGGTTCGCGCCCACCTTCTTCGCCAGGGCGAGGGCGGCGTTGGCCTGCAGGTCCGCGTGGTCGCTCGGGCGGATCAGCGGGTCGGCACCGGCCTGCTCGGGGTAGGCGGCCGAGATGGCCGCACCGACGGCGTCGGTGAGCTGCTGGGAGAGCGAGGGGACGGCGTCGGGGGCGGGGGAGATCTCAGACACGCCTGTCATCATCCCACTAACCTCCTGCGCACAGAATCACTCATTGATCTGGTGGGTGAGTGGCGGGAGCTGCTGGCGGCCCTTCGGCTCAGCGGAGCTCGATCAGGCGCTGCCTGTCTTCAATCAGGCGAACGATCTCGTCGATGAGGGGCTCGAACCACGCGAGCAAGGCTCGTCGGCGCGTGTTGCCCACCCGGATCCACAGCAGGACCGGCGCACGATCGGATAGGAACGCCATGGTGGAGAAGTCGTCATCCTTGGTGATGAGAATGGCGTCGTGACCTAGGGCGTACGCCCAGAGCTCGTGATCG
Protein-coding sequences here:
- a CDS encoding MFS transporter → MTSSVQHDSPRRLVRPRVRRRPARRAPAARWTARQWAALFCVLSGYVVGSLTTSGTAISLPRISAELQAGPAAMQWFVTGYLLATTCLVLIAGALGDRFGRRLVLRVAASVYTAGIALSAIAPTILILNAARISAGVGSAGLMACGAAVLTTSFTGPDRVKAFALCGAAGGIGMAIGPSAAGWIVDAVGWRGTFGVLAGASVLMVVSTFFIKESRAEKPRPFDLIGALMLIVGLSLLLLGISTMTSGNTVVGGGQLVGAGVVLTLFIVRALRVSAPLLELSLLRDRIASAWLISAVMAGAGMAGFAVYLPTYLLVVHELNAAAAGTWMLAFTIPLFVVPMIVSRWVNRGGSAPKIAASCLVLAATAYLTFGLLATVGEVWVALIPTAALGVAIGSLTALSDAQLMSRIDHDRIGMASGLLNTVRAGSTSIVLALFGAGLVVAIAARVGPRTADSLATGDVAAISRSVAVDGFGHGWTLVLAGNGVVMLAAAIAFVGLVLAGRRQAGRATASR
- a CDS encoding GntR family transcriptional regulator → MSAPGTGGSRGQRASRRALRDEVYDALLELLVAGEWESGAQLGIDALATRLDVSPTPIREALVQLESTGLVMRSALRGYKVAPPLDAGAINELFDARVLLEVGALRQIPDDAWQELTGTLAASLADQRRQAELLTGSTDVPSLRAYLAADRAFHDAVLAATGNRYLQQMSGHIGIHGERLRQFVEQRHSDADLAITEHGAVLAAIEAGDREAAVAAMTAHLAGVRERTLRDASAVSR
- the argS gene encoding arginine--tRNA ligase; the encoded protein is MSEISPAPDAVPSLSQQLTDAVGAAISAAYPEQAGADPLIRPSDHADLQANAALALAKKVGANPREVAATVTEQIPAGSAVGSVEISGPGFLNLTLSDDALWAQVEARRASDRLGVPAAQAGVRTVIDYSGPNIAKEMHVGHIRSTVIGDALVRVLGFLGSDVIKQNHLGDWGTQFGMLIQYITEHPEQLWRHSDLAGSADATTVSALDALYKAARKTFDADEAFADRARARVVALQAGDEETLSVWKEIVAESEFYFDEVYARLGILLRSEDSRGESSYNTMLDGVAAELEQAGIAEISDGALVVLSEDVKGPDDQPAALMVRKRDGGYGYDTTDLATLKYRISELEADRILYLVDARQTLHFRLLFEAGRRAGWLSEDVDARHISFGSILGPDGKPFKTRSGETVRLMDLLDMAVAAAATVVREGAEAKGSDLDEAALTEIAEQAGIGAVKYADLSGSRTKDYVFDPERMTAFNGNTGVYLQYAHTRMVSILRRAGERGVELPDGVPSAIDEVALERAERALVLANDGLGDVLAAVAEDLEPHRLTTYLYELSRAFTDFYEACPVLASEGSVRERRLALVDLTRRTLAQGLDLLGIAAPERM
- a CDS encoding DUF5615 family PIN-like protein — translated: MRGDATDHELWAYALGHDAILITKDDDFSTMAFLSDRAPVLLWIRVGNTRRRALLAWFEPLIDEIVRLIEDRQRLIELR